The Bacteroidales bacterium genomic sequence TAAAATGTCTGTTAAGCCTCAAAGGTAGGCAATTAATAATTCATTACAAGGAATTCAGTGCCTCTATTTTTCTAACCTGCATTATTCAAAAACGAATCCCGCTGGTAAGCGGGAAAGTTTTTGAATGCGGGATGGTTTGAGGGATGGATGCAGGCTCGCCTTCGCGAAGCTTCTGCGGAGCAAGGTTACCCCGCATTAGAAAAACCGGCTTTTTGCGAAATTTATTGAAGCAAAAAGCCAGGTTTTTCAATAGCGTCAGAATTATTCTTGAATAATTCGGGCTAAATCCTGTTTCACTGAATTTACCCTCAACAACATCATCGGTCAATCCTGAGAGGTAAGGATCAATAAATACAAACAATAAAATCGTTGCAAATCCATTTGCAATCGCTGAAAGTGTGGCTGAAGTCGTTCTTAATTCAGGCTCCAATAGTCCAGCATATAACGAAGACAAAACACCTACAGTAAAAATACCTACTGCAATGACATTATAAATAAAAATCAAAGATATTATTACCGTCTGCCTGGGATGAATAAAAAGGCTATTGCCCTTCCTTCGCTGAAACAGGATACCAAATTACTGGTATTACTGAACTGTTCTCACTCCTCCTCTAAACCTCAGAGCCGGGTCACGATTCCTTCGCGGTTAAAGCGGGGTGCCAGCCTGGAGATTAGAATGTAGTCGAGTATAAAGACTATAAGGGCGGCAAGCAGTACATAGAGAGGGTTAAATATTACCAGGCCCGTTACCTGCAAAACGATCAGAAGGACGAGAGGTATGACGATAAAGGCGGACATTTGCTGGGCTTCCATGTAGGATTTCGCCTTCATCGAAACCATGAGGGTAACCGAAAGGCCGAGGAGACTGAGAGCCGGTGCAAGGAGGATAATCCCGGGAATCCATACGAGGCTTTGAACGAGCATGATCCCGTCGAAGTAGAGGGAAATTCCGTTTACCACCAGAAAGTAGAAAATAAAACCTACAACCGTCAGTATATATCCCGGTATAAAAGAGCCGAAGAGTTTTGCAGAATTGGTTTACCCTCGAAGCGCTTACAAAAAATAGAAGATTTTTGAAAGCGCCAGGGCCTTTAGCAATTTTAATTAACTTATTTAAATTGCAAAACTCAGAAATTTTTTTTAATTCAGTGTATCGCTTTACCTTGCCTGTAACGTTTGGCGAGTACCCGAAGCTGGCGACCAACGGGAGCCGGGCACTCGCTGTAAGTTGCTTTGTTGGTTTGGCGTCTCTTGTATATTCACTTCTTATATGTCCTTAATTACATTATTTAGTATTTCTGCAATTTCAATGACCTTATCAATATCCACTATTCCGATATTGTCATTTTTTGTATGAGTAATGTCTTGACTTTCGGCACTTTCTGTAAACCATTCCGAGGAAACGGCAATTGCAGGTACACCATATTGCAAAAAGATACTATGATCACCCTGTGGCCATGGCACTCCTTCTTTAACATCCGGATATTCATTAATACTAATTAGCGTCTGTCTATAAACTCTAAATATGCTCTGTCCAATGAACAGAGTGTTGCGATAGGTTAATAAGAAAGGCCTGAAGGATAATGTCGTGATAGCCATTATCGATCACACTGAAGAGATCAAGACAGATGAAAATGATACGCCTTACCTGGCACATCTCAAGCAACATACGGGAATGGAGTCATTCATGCTCTCATCGGATTGTGCTATTATCCGAATAACTGCACAAACGCATCATCTCATATATGGGGTTGACACCAGAGGATGGATTACAACAGCCAAACTGAATTTCATTTAATTATGTTTTCTTATATTTTAATTGTTTAATTTTATCCTTTTGAAA encodes the following:
- a CDS encoding DUF2837 family protein, whose product is MIFIYNVIAVGIFTVGVLSSLYAGLLEPELRTTSATLSAIANGFATILLFVFIDPYLSGLTDDVVEGKFSETGFSPNYSRIILTLLKNLAFCFNKFRKKPVFLMRGNLAPQKLREGEPASIPQTIPHSKTFPLTSGIRF